Proteins from one Burkholderia oklahomensis C6786 genomic window:
- a CDS encoding MFS transporter, with product MATVGGQIAHAPMTGDEKRVIFASSLGTVFEWYDFYLAGSLAAYISKSFFSGVNPTAAFIFTLLGFAAGFAVRPFGAIVFGRLGDLVGRKHTFLITIVIMGISTFVVGFLPGYATIGIAAPVIFIGMRLLQGLALGGEYGGAATYVAEHAPAHRRGFYTAWIQTTATLGLFLSLLVILGVRTFIGEEAFGTWGWRVPFVASILLLAVSVWIRLQLNESPVFLRIKAEGKTSKAPLTEAFGQWKNLKLVILALVGLTAGQAVVWYTGQFYALFFLTQTLKVDGASANILIAIALLIGTPFFVFFGSLSDKIGRKPIILAGCLIAALTYFPLFKALTHFANPALEVATQKAPITVVADPSTCSFQFNPVGTSKFTDSCDIAKSALAKAGLNYENVAAPAGTTAQVKVGDTVIESYDGKAADAKAKGATFDKTLAATLKSAGYPAKADPAQLNWPMTIAILTILVIYVTMVYGPIAAMLVEMFPTRIRYTSMSLPYHIGNGWFGGFLPATAFAIVAARGDIYSGLWYPIVIALATFVIGLLFVKETKDSNIYAQD from the coding sequence ATGGCAACGGTAGGCGGACAAATTGCGCACGCGCCGATGACAGGCGACGAAAAGCGCGTGATCTTCGCATCGTCGCTCGGCACCGTGTTCGAGTGGTACGACTTCTATCTGGCCGGTTCGCTCGCGGCCTACATCAGCAAGAGCTTCTTCTCGGGCGTCAATCCGACCGCGGCGTTCATCTTCACGCTGCTCGGCTTCGCGGCGGGCTTCGCCGTCCGGCCGTTCGGCGCAATCGTATTCGGCCGCCTCGGCGACCTCGTCGGCCGCAAGCACACGTTCCTCATCACGATCGTCATCATGGGGATCTCGACGTTCGTGGTCGGCTTCCTGCCAGGCTATGCGACGATCGGCATCGCCGCGCCGGTGATCTTCATCGGGATGCGGCTGCTGCAGGGCCTCGCGCTCGGCGGAGAGTACGGCGGCGCCGCGACCTACGTCGCCGAGCACGCACCCGCGCACCGGCGCGGCTTCTACACCGCCTGGATCCAGACGACCGCCACGCTCGGGCTGTTCCTGTCGCTGCTCGTGATTCTCGGCGTGCGGACCTTCATCGGCGAGGAGGCGTTCGGCACGTGGGGCTGGCGGGTGCCGTTCGTCGCGTCGATCCTGCTGCTCGCGGTGTCGGTGTGGATCCGGCTGCAGTTGAACGAATCGCCGGTGTTCCTGCGCATCAAGGCCGAAGGCAAGACCTCGAAGGCGCCGCTCACCGAAGCGTTCGGCCAGTGGAAGAACCTGAAGCTCGTGATCCTCGCGCTCGTCGGCCTGACGGCCGGCCAGGCGGTCGTCTGGTACACGGGCCAGTTCTACGCGCTGTTCTTCCTCACGCAGACGCTGAAGGTCGATGGCGCGAGCGCGAACATCCTGATCGCGATCGCGCTCCTGATCGGCACGCCGTTCTTCGTGTTCTTCGGCTCGCTGTCGGACAAGATCGGCCGCAAGCCGATCATCCTCGCCGGCTGCCTGATCGCCGCGCTCACCTACTTCCCGCTGTTCAAGGCGCTCACGCACTTCGCGAACCCGGCGCTCGAAGTGGCGACGCAGAAGGCGCCGATCACCGTCGTGGCCGATCCGTCGACCTGCTCGTTCCAGTTCAACCCGGTCGGCACGTCGAAGTTCACGGACTCCTGCGACATCGCGAAGAGCGCGCTGGCGAAAGCAGGCCTCAACTACGAGAATGTCGCGGCGCCCGCGGGAACGACCGCGCAGGTCAAGGTCGGCGACACCGTGATCGAGTCGTATGACGGCAAGGCCGCCGACGCGAAGGCGAAGGGCGCGACGTTCGACAAGACGCTCGCCGCGACGCTGAAGTCCGCGGGCTACCCGGCGAAGGCCGATCCGGCGCAGCTCAACTGGCCGATGACGATCGCGATCCTGACGATCCTCGTGATCTACGTGACGATGGTCTACGGTCCGATCGCCGCGATGCTGGTCGAGATGTTCCCGACGCGGATCCGCTATACGTCGATGTCGCTGCCGTATCACATCGGCAACGGCTGGTTTGGCGGCTTCCTGCCGGCGACCGCGTTCGCGATCGTCGCGGCGAGGGGCGACATCTATTCGGGGCTGTGGTATCCGATCGTGATCGCGCTCGCCACGTTCGTCATCGGGCTGCTGTTCGTGAAGGAAACCAAGGATTCGAATATCTACGCGCAGGATTGA
- a CDS encoding DUF7689 domain-containing protein, whose translation MNYWPDGLPLDDSIDNFVRAFEGLGYERCESPALEDGYEKVVIYADGSRTKHMARQLDDGCWTSKLGPQYDIRHGQPTDVDGQLSGKSQVFLRRRKTNGG comes from the coding sequence ATGAACTATTGGCCCGATGGCTTGCCTCTTGATGACTCTATCGACAACTTCGTCAGAGCTTTTGAGGGGCTTGGCTACGAACGCTGTGAATCACCTGCGCTGGAAGACGGCTACGAAAAGGTGGTCATCTATGCAGATGGCAGCAGGACTAAGCACATGGCAAGGCAGCTAGACGACGGTTGCTGGACCAGCAAGCTCGGGCCTCAATACGATATTCGACACGGTCAGCCGACGGATGTAGACGGACAACTTTCCGGGAAATCCCAAGTCTTTCTACGCCGCCGCAAAACCAACGGCGGATGA
- a CDS encoding trypsin-like serine peptidase, whose translation MNQLIKKITFAALSSLIATSAVAQLIKTQGGVTQITLPERGLQVAGIDFKNALPMPLPKPILAPPTILDSLMYNAKPALGTPGYARGGAGDGKQQPVQLVAPANLNQSGIEPQEYGSSNQPYTTSQVNAYGDNTQYYYPFRPTGRLFFNIGSSSYVCSASLIKPGVVVTAAHCVANFGQRQFYSNWVFVPDYSNGTAPYGVWNAASATIMTSYYDGTDSCAVAGVVCQDDVAVIVLIPQGGSYAGNRTGWYGYGWNGYSYNPSGLALIDQLGYPVALDNGLYMERNESQGFVSSSYSNNTIIGSLMTGGSSGGPWLVNLGMPPALNGTTFGNAAAHNTVVGVTSWGYTDTAVKQQGASPFTSGNIVTLVNTVCGSTPAAC comes from the coding sequence ATGAACCAATTGATCAAAAAAATCACATTTGCCGCGTTGAGTTCGCTGATCGCGACCAGCGCCGTTGCCCAGCTAATCAAAACGCAAGGAGGCGTGACGCAAATCACGTTACCGGAACGCGGTCTACAAGTTGCTGGGATCGATTTCAAGAACGCTCTGCCGATGCCGCTGCCGAAACCGATCCTAGCGCCGCCCACGATATTGGACTCGCTGATGTACAACGCCAAGCCGGCTCTCGGGACGCCTGGTTACGCGCGAGGCGGCGCTGGAGACGGCAAGCAGCAGCCGGTGCAACTGGTAGCTCCCGCAAACTTGAATCAGAGCGGGATCGAACCGCAAGAGTACGGATCGTCCAATCAGCCGTACACCACCAGCCAAGTGAACGCATACGGAGACAATACCCAGTATTACTACCCGTTCCGTCCAACCGGCCGGCTGTTTTTCAACATCGGTTCCTCATCCTATGTGTGCTCCGCCTCCCTCATCAAACCGGGAGTGGTCGTCACTGCGGCGCACTGCGTAGCCAATTTCGGCCAACGACAGTTTTACTCGAACTGGGTATTCGTTCCCGACTATAGCAACGGAACCGCCCCCTATGGCGTATGGAACGCGGCATCCGCCACCATCATGACGTCCTACTACGACGGCACCGACTCATGCGCCGTTGCCGGCGTCGTCTGCCAAGACGACGTGGCTGTGATCGTGCTGATTCCGCAGGGAGGATCGTACGCGGGCAATCGCACCGGATGGTATGGCTATGGATGGAACGGCTATAGCTACAATCCGTCAGGACTCGCTTTGATCGACCAGCTCGGTTACCCCGTGGCACTGGATAACGGCCTCTACATGGAGCGCAACGAATCGCAAGGTTTCGTGTCATCCAGCTACTCGAACAACACGATCATCGGATCGCTGATGACCGGAGGATCGAGCGGCGGCCCGTGGCTCGTCAATCTCGGCATGCCGCCGGCGCTCAACGGCACGACTTTCGGCAATGCGGCCGCACACAACACCGTGGTCGGCGTGACGAGCTGGGGCTATACGGATACTGCGGTGAAACAGCAAGGTGCGTCCCCGTTCACGAGCGGCAACATCGTGACGCTTGTGAACACCGTATGCGGCAGCACGCCGGCAGCTTGTTGA
- a CDS encoding tetratricopeptide repeat protein, whose amino-acid sequence MHCRLLASSLLLLLTACAQNPSASDMVRICDDRGCSDRPKNQVSYESKNDGADQEDPRIATLKERATTEPKAAYDLGLRYFRGDGVRQDSYQALAWMRKAAERGNLQAQKALGAFYLFGLEEMGSDPREADRWLSIAASRGDKESQKLLEQARAAKQADEDDYKWRTQWRDVYYGYWYSGYPYLGVWRQSDWYGY is encoded by the coding sequence ATGCACTGCCGTTTGCTCGCATCGTCGCTGCTGCTATTGCTGACCGCGTGCGCACAGAATCCGTCCGCGAGCGACATGGTACGGATATGCGACGACCGCGGCTGTTCCGATCGACCGAAAAATCAGGTCTCCTATGAATCGAAGAACGATGGTGCGGACCAGGAAGACCCGCGGATCGCGACGCTGAAGGAGCGCGCGACGACGGAGCCGAAGGCGGCCTACGACCTGGGCCTGCGCTATTTCCGCGGCGACGGCGTCCGGCAGGACAGCTATCAGGCGCTCGCATGGATGCGCAAAGCCGCGGAGCGCGGCAATCTGCAGGCGCAGAAGGCGCTCGGCGCCTTTTATCTGTTCGGCCTCGAAGAGATGGGCTCGGACCCGCGCGAGGCCGACAGGTGGCTGTCGATTGCCGCGAGCCGCGGCGACAAGGAATCGCAAAAGCTGCTCGAGCAGGCGCGGGCCGCGAAGCAAGCAGACGAAGACGACTACAAGTGGCGCACGCAATGGCGTGACGTTTACTACGGCTACTGGTATTCGGGCTATCCGTATCTCGGCGTCTGGCGTCAGTCGGACTGGTACGGGTATTGA
- a CDS encoding helix-turn-helix domain-containing protein: MTYPDPANADLITATKVRDLLTRTGIPPRSHNTTIANVLGLSFSVVTRKMKGQIPWNLSQLQDIASYFGVPPAILLDDKGVQSSTIAEMHDATLVIETRRFRCRAAISTKASSQVESNFVALQWQDGWIVYEKKHAPAGRTYPVEVIELRSSESCAYEVRIAVVDDSPDVAETICEYFAEKGVTAIAYYDGASFRKALEVEDFDGYILDWMLGAETAAGLVRGIRASENADAPIFLLTGKISTGEASEDEIADIVSNFNARCEEKPVRLPILFAEVARALKIAYPLNAHAS; this comes from the coding sequence ATGACCTACCCCGATCCGGCCAACGCCGACCTGATCACCGCGACCAAAGTTCGAGATCTCCTCACTCGGACGGGCATTCCGCCGCGTAGCCACAACACGACGATCGCCAACGTCCTGGGCCTGAGTTTTTCCGTCGTCACGCGCAAGATGAAAGGACAAATTCCGTGGAATTTGTCGCAGCTTCAGGACATCGCCTCCTACTTCGGCGTGCCGCCCGCGATCCTGCTCGACGACAAGGGCGTCCAATCGAGCACAATCGCCGAAATGCACGACGCGACGCTCGTCATCGAGACGAGGCGCTTCCGCTGTCGCGCAGCAATTTCGACGAAGGCGAGCAGCCAGGTCGAGTCGAATTTCGTCGCGCTCCAGTGGCAGGACGGCTGGATCGTGTATGAGAAGAAACACGCGCCCGCCGGCCGTACCTATCCAGTCGAGGTCATCGAGCTTCGATCGAGCGAAAGCTGCGCGTACGAAGTGCGGATCGCGGTTGTCGACGACTCGCCCGACGTCGCCGAAACGATATGCGAGTACTTCGCGGAAAAAGGCGTCACCGCGATCGCGTATTACGACGGCGCATCCTTTCGCAAAGCACTGGAAGTCGAGGACTTCGACGGATACATTCTGGACTGGATGCTCGGCGCGGAAACCGCCGCCGGCCTCGTGCGCGGCATCCGCGCGAGCGAAAATGCCGACGCGCCGATCTTCCTCTTGACCGGGAAGATCTCGACCGGCGAGGCGAGCGAAGACGAAATCGCGGACATCGTTTCGAACTTCAACGCCCGCTGCGAAGAGAAGCCGGTCAGGCTGCCGATCCTGTTTGCCGAAGTGGCGCGCGCGCTGAAGATTGCGTACCCGCTCAATGCACATGCGAGTTGA
- a CDS encoding molybdopterin-dependent oxidoreductase, translated as MRVSMDWMKSLVLSLLLGAAISAYAAPFKFTVDGNIKHTNQTARHAYVFSEQDLMALPQHSITTSTSWTPKATFTGPRLSDILRAVGATGTQIEFHCIDEYTFTIPASDADKYGVILARTMNGKVLDNNNYGPLWIMYPRDQFPDELKTPISEAKFAWQIIGLTVK; from the coding sequence ATGCGAGTTTCCATGGACTGGATGAAAAGCCTGGTGCTGTCGCTGCTGCTGGGCGCCGCGATTTCGGCTTACGCGGCCCCCTTCAAGTTCACCGTCGACGGGAACATCAAGCACACCAACCAGACGGCGCGGCATGCGTACGTCTTTTCCGAGCAGGATCTGATGGCCTTGCCGCAGCATTCGATCACCACGTCCACCAGCTGGACGCCGAAGGCCACGTTCACCGGCCCGCGCCTGAGCGACATACTCAGGGCAGTCGGCGCGACCGGCACGCAAATCGAATTCCATTGCATCGATGAGTACACGTTCACGATCCCGGCTTCCGATGCCGACAAATACGGCGTCATCCTCGCGCGCACGATGAACGGCAAGGTGCTGGACAACAACAACTACGGGCCGCTGTGGATCATGTACCCGCGCGACCAATTTCCGGATGAGCTGAAGACCCCGATCAGCGAAGCGAAGTTTGCATGGCAGATCATCGGACTCACGGTGAAATGA
- the atsR gene encoding hybrid sensor histidine kinase/response regulator AtsR (AtsR signifies Adherence and T6SS Regulator.): MSPVRWRNEKIIVVLGSLWILGFAAWAFLLYDLLGTSVKEGILEGPREGVFWTAAQYRNSFSRFDRQLILYATRQDRDFDNLLLQLDSLEASFGFLQRPSEVSAYWLSIPKAHDDIGDLGHFMTSLRREVPALRDRPDDAKRMLRDVAEYWPKVNALANYFRAIEMEQRDFTFHQLKEKRRAIVMLGGVLGVILGALFLLLFYTIRTRGSLLERQQAALDAERKASDRAFEMIAAKNAFLGMVSHELRTPLQAICGSIEVLLARPQSEANMKTIKRLQNSAASLEAQVKELTDYIKLRSTNRSVQSETVEIAPLLAEALDPLRGKIGDKNLKASLRVEPVGLVVKSDRKLIQQIVSNLIENSIKYTNSGTIAISADLTGTPVNREMRIAVRDTGVGIAKNLLSKIFEPFFRANDPGIRHVDGIGMGLAVVQELVTTLRGRIDVRSVVGEGSEFVVTFPVEPPGRADALGDATEPSWQTPHHDLHALVVDDNENARETLGSMLTALGIQVDLCDTGKDGVTRFRERRHDIVVLDLELPDLSGFDVAERIRSATPPDARRKTAILGVSAYESAILKGDRTIFDEFIPKPIHLDTLSSVVGRLLK; encoded by the coding sequence ATGAGCCCGGTCAGATGGAGAAATGAAAAAATCATCGTCGTCCTGGGATCCCTGTGGATCCTGGGCTTCGCCGCGTGGGCATTCCTGTTGTACGACCTGCTCGGGACCTCGGTCAAGGAAGGCATTCTGGAAGGCCCGCGCGAAGGCGTATTCTGGACTGCTGCGCAATACCGAAACTCGTTCAGCCGGTTCGATCGGCAACTGATTCTCTATGCGACCCGCCAGGATCGCGACTTCGACAACCTGCTGCTTCAGCTCGACAGCCTCGAAGCGTCGTTCGGCTTTCTGCAGCGGCCGTCCGAGGTCTCCGCATACTGGCTGAGCATACCCAAGGCGCACGACGACATCGGGGACCTGGGCCATTTCATGACGAGCTTGCGTCGCGAGGTTCCGGCGCTGCGCGATCGTCCCGACGACGCGAAGCGCATGTTGCGCGACGTCGCCGAATACTGGCCCAAGGTGAACGCGCTCGCGAATTACTTTCGCGCGATCGAAATGGAGCAACGCGACTTCACGTTCCATCAGCTGAAGGAGAAGCGGCGGGCCATCGTCATGTTGGGCGGCGTGCTGGGCGTCATCCTCGGCGCGCTGTTCCTGCTGCTGTTCTACACGATACGCACGCGCGGCAGTCTGCTCGAACGGCAGCAGGCGGCGCTCGACGCGGAAAGAAAGGCATCGGATCGCGCATTCGAGATGATCGCGGCCAAAAACGCGTTCCTCGGCATGGTCAGCCACGAATTGCGCACGCCCTTGCAGGCGATCTGCGGGTCCATCGAGGTCCTGCTCGCGCGGCCGCAATCCGAAGCCAACATGAAGACGATCAAGCGCTTGCAGAACTCGGCCGCATCGCTCGAAGCGCAGGTGAAGGAACTCACCGACTACATCAAGCTTCGGTCCACGAACCGATCCGTCCAATCCGAAACCGTGGAGATCGCTCCGCTGCTCGCGGAAGCCCTCGATCCGCTCCGCGGCAAGATCGGCGACAAGAATCTGAAAGCGTCGCTTCGCGTCGAGCCGGTCGGCCTGGTCGTCAAATCCGATCGCAAGCTGATCCAGCAGATCGTGTCGAATCTGATCGAAAACTCGATCAAATACACGAACAGCGGGACGATCGCGATTTCCGCGGACCTGACAGGCACGCCGGTCAACCGGGAGATGAGAATCGCCGTCCGCGACACCGGCGTCGGCATCGCAAAGAATCTGCTATCGAAAATCTTCGAGCCTTTCTTTCGGGCAAACGATCCGGGCATCCGTCATGTCGACGGCATCGGCATGGGGCTCGCCGTCGTGCAGGAGCTCGTCACCACGCTGCGCGGCCGCATCGACGTTCGAAGCGTCGTCGGCGAAGGAAGCGAGTTCGTCGTCACGTTCCCGGTCGAGCCGCCCGGCCGCGCCGACGCGCTCGGCGACGCGACGGAGCCGTCATGGCAGACGCCGCATCACGATCTGCATGCGCTCGTCGTCGACGACAACGAGAACGCGCGCGAAACGTTGGGCTCGATGCTGACGGCCCTGGGCATTCAGGTGGATCTGTGCGATACCGGCAAGGACGGCGTGACGCGCTTCAGAGAACGGCGGCACGACATCGTCGTGCTGGATCTGGAATTGCCCGATTTGAGCGGCTTCGACGTTGCCGAACGGATTCGCTCGGCAACTCCGCCCGACGCCCGCAGGAAGACCGCGATACTCGGCGTGAGCGCGTACGAATCGGCCATTCTCAAAGGGGATCGGACGATCTTCGACGAATTCATCCCCAAGCCGATTCATCTGGACACGCTCAGCAGCGTCGTCGGCCGGCTCCTCAAATGA
- a CDS encoding LysR family transcriptional regulator: MDRIQAMEVFTRVVDANSFTRAAETLGMPRASVTTIIQNLEALLGVRLMHRTTRRLSLTPEGAAYYEHCIKIITEIAETDASFQVGNRKPSGALRVHMPSSLGRRLVIPALPIFHQRYPDIVLDLGLSDRPVDPVEEGIDCMIRIGPLEDSSMVARRIGMLKRVTCASPDYLKRFGEPREIAELAEHHAVNFRASHGSRPVPWVFVIDGKPVEVRLNGVVTVNDSDAYVTCGVEGFGMIQPTLFMVLPHLLDGSLREVLPGFNPKPKPISIVYPNNRHLSAKVRVFADWIAELFDSTPALEGGEDWRGGVAARERKASRGQVAA, translated from the coding sequence ATGGACCGCATCCAGGCAATGGAAGTCTTCACCCGCGTGGTCGATGCGAACAGCTTCACGCGGGCCGCCGAGACGCTCGGGATGCCGCGTGCGTCGGTGACGACGATCATCCAGAATCTCGAGGCGCTGCTCGGCGTGCGCCTGATGCATCGGACGACGCGTCGGCTGTCGCTGACGCCGGAAGGCGCCGCGTACTACGAGCACTGCATCAAGATCATCACCGAGATCGCGGAGACGGACGCGAGCTTTCAGGTCGGCAACCGCAAGCCGAGCGGCGCGCTGCGCGTGCACATGCCGAGCTCGCTCGGGCGGCGGCTCGTGATTCCCGCGCTGCCGATCTTCCATCAGCGCTACCCGGACATCGTGCTCGATCTGGGGCTGTCCGATCGTCCGGTGGATCCGGTCGAAGAGGGGATCGACTGCATGATTCGCATCGGGCCGCTCGAAGATTCGTCGATGGTCGCGCGCCGGATCGGGATGCTCAAGCGCGTCACCTGCGCGTCGCCCGACTACCTGAAGCGCTTCGGCGAGCCGCGGGAGATCGCGGAGCTGGCTGAGCATCACGCGGTGAATTTCCGCGCGAGCCATGGTTCGCGGCCGGTGCCGTGGGTGTTCGTGATCGACGGCAAGCCGGTCGAGGTCAGGCTGAACGGCGTCGTGACCGTCAACGATTCGGATGCCTACGTGACGTGCGGCGTCGAAGGCTTCGGCATGATCCAGCCGACGCTCTTCATGGTGCTGCCGCACCTGCTCGACGGGTCGCTGCGGGAAGTGCTGCCGGGCTTCAATCCGAAGCCCAAGCCGATTTCGATCGTCTATCCGAACAACCGGCATCTGTCCGCGAAGGTCCGCGTGTTCGCCGACTGGATCGCGGAGTTGTTCGACTCGACGCCCGCGCTCGAAGGCGGCGAAGACTGGCGCGGCGGCGTCGCGGCGCGCGAGCGGAAGGCGAGCCGCGGGCAGGTCGCGGCGTAG
- a CDS encoding penicillin acylase family protein, producing the protein MASTRNRMRRHLKILSGLILLCLLLAIAGAAAYLRSSLPQLDGDVRAPTLGAPMTVERDAFGVPTISARDRFDAAYGIGYLHAQDRFFQMDMLRRSGAGELSELFGPIALNVDRAHRLFRFRALAAAVVAHLPPDDLRLLQRYTQGVNDGLAALRARPFEYALLRMQPQPWRPEDSMLVIWAMYFDLQGRLASREFARHWLQAHSTPEQLAFLLPSSSRFDAPLDAPGVAAPVARVSAAAPAWLREAGPTAPIDSVSLDERSSVGSNNWVLAGSRSVRGAAIVGDDMHLSLGLPNIWYRAAFTSSGGASPATRVVGVTLPGLPAVVVGSNGRIAWGFTNGYADCLDLMPLERDAQDPRRFRLGDGWQTARASIETIRVHGAAPVDLTVLETTAGPVRDIGGKFYAAHWIAQSSGAANLEFVRMTDAAGIEDAIRIANAAGLPAQNIVIGDSTGRIGWTIAGALPDRRSRPANGASSWQAALPPDAYPRIVDPAGGQLWTANNRQLASDAYRLIGDGGADLGARASQLRDGLTALGRTDERSAYRLDLDDRARFMSLWRDRALRVLDDAALAGHPARAEFRRLLVNGWTGRASVDSVGYTLARGYLHRLYDVIFGSLDARLKRQQPDADYALANPRWPVVIARLLDAQPAAWLPPDASSWRDVQLTAIDRTIAALTGKGAPLADATWGDRNTLRIAHPFARSVPLVGRWLSAPADQVPGDANMPRVAGPKFGQSERIVVSPGHEEDGLFNMPGGQSGHPLSPFFLAGHEAWVKGEPMPFLPGPTEHTLRFAP; encoded by the coding sequence ATGGCTTCGACCCGCAACCGCATGCGGCGCCACCTGAAGATCCTGTCGGGCCTGATCCTGCTCTGCTTGCTGCTCGCGATCGCGGGCGCGGCGGCGTATCTGCGTTCGAGTCTCCCGCAGCTCGACGGCGACGTCCGCGCACCGACGCTCGGCGCGCCGATGACGGTCGAGCGCGATGCGTTCGGCGTGCCGACGATTTCCGCGCGCGACCGGTTCGACGCCGCTTACGGGATCGGCTACCTGCATGCGCAGGACCGCTTCTTCCAGATGGACATGCTGCGCAGGAGCGGCGCCGGAGAGCTGTCGGAGCTGTTCGGGCCGATCGCGCTCAACGTCGATCGCGCTCATCGTCTGTTCCGATTCCGCGCGCTCGCTGCGGCCGTCGTCGCGCATTTGCCGCCTGACGACCTGCGCCTGCTGCAGCGCTACACGCAAGGCGTCAACGACGGCCTGGCGGCGCTGCGCGCGCGCCCGTTCGAATACGCGCTGCTGCGCATGCAGCCGCAGCCGTGGCGGCCCGAAGATTCGATGCTCGTGATCTGGGCGATGTACTTCGATCTACAAGGCCGGCTCGCGTCGCGCGAGTTCGCGCGGCACTGGCTGCAAGCGCACTCGACGCCCGAGCAGCTTGCGTTTCTGCTGCCGTCGTCGAGCCGATTCGATGCGCCGCTCGACGCGCCGGGCGTCGCCGCGCCGGTTGCGCGAGTGAGCGCGGCCGCGCCCGCGTGGCTGCGCGAAGCGGGACCCACGGCGCCGATCGACAGCGTGTCGCTCGACGAACGATCGTCGGTCGGCAGCAACAACTGGGTGCTCGCGGGCAGCCGCAGCGTACGCGGCGCCGCGATCGTCGGCGACGACATGCATCTGTCGCTCGGCTTGCCGAACATCTGGTATCGCGCGGCGTTCACGTCGTCGGGCGGCGCGTCGCCGGCGACGCGCGTCGTCGGCGTGACGCTGCCCGGCCTGCCGGCCGTCGTCGTCGGCAGCAACGGGCGCATCGCATGGGGCTTCACGAACGGCTACGCGGACTGCCTCGATCTCATGCCGCTCGAGCGCGACGCACAGGATCCGCGCCGCTTCAGGCTCGGCGACGGGTGGCAGACCGCGCGCGCGAGCATCGAGACGATTCGCGTCCACGGCGCCGCGCCCGTCGATCTGACCGTGCTCGAGACGACGGCCGGCCCCGTGCGCGACATCGGCGGCAAGTTCTACGCGGCGCACTGGATCGCGCAGTCGAGCGGTGCGGCGAATCTGGAATTCGTGCGGATGACCGATGCGGCCGGCATCGAGGATGCGATCCGGATCGCCAACGCGGCGGGCCTTCCCGCGCAGAACATCGTGATCGGCGACAGCACGGGGCGCATCGGCTGGACGATCGCGGGCGCGTTGCCCGACCGCAGGAGCCGGCCGGCCAACGGCGCTTCGTCGTGGCAGGCGGCGCTGCCGCCCGACGCGTATCCGCGCATCGTCGATCCTGCAGGCGGTCAGTTGTGGACGGCGAACAACCGGCAATTGGCGAGCGATGCGTACCGGTTGATCGGCGACGGCGGCGCGGATCTCGGCGCGCGCGCGAGCCAGTTGCGCGACGGCCTGACGGCGCTCGGCCGCACCGACGAGCGGTCCGCGTACCGGCTCGATCTCGACGATCGCGCGCGCTTCATGTCGCTGTGGCGCGACCGGGCGCTGCGCGTGCTCGACGACGCGGCGCTCGCGGGCCATCCGGCGCGCGCGGAATTCCGGCGGCTGCTCGTGAACGGCTGGACGGGGCGGGCGAGCGTCGACTCGGTTGGATACACGCTCGCGCGCGGCTATTTGCATCGGCTCTACGACGTGATCTTCGGCAGTCTCGACGCGCGGCTGAAGCGGCAGCAGCCCGATGCCGACTACGCATTGGCGAATCCGCGCTGGCCGGTCGTGATCGCGCGGCTGCTCGACGCGCAGCCGGCCGCGTGGCTGCCGCCCGACGCGTCGAGCTGGCGCGACGTTCAACTGACGGCGATCGATCGGACGATTGCCGCGCTGACCGGTAAGGGCGCGCCGCTCGCCGACGCGACCTGGGGCGATCGCAACACGCTGCGGATCGCGCATCCGTTCGCGCGCAGCGTGCCGCTCGTGGGACGCTGGCTGTCCGCGCCCGCCGACCAGGTGCCGGGCGACGCGAACATGCCGCGCGTCGCCGGACCGAAGTTCGGGCAGTCGGAGCGGATCGTCGTGTCGCCGGGGCACGAGGAGGACGGTCTCTTCAACATGCCGGGCGGGCAGAGCGGGCATCCGCTCAGTCCGTTCTTTCTGGCGGGCCATGAGGCGTGGGTGAAGGGCGAGCCGATGCCGTTCCTGCCGGGGCCGACCGAGCATACATTGCGCTTTGCGCCTTAG